The proteins below are encoded in one region of Corynebacterium felinum:
- the pyrE gene encoding orotate phosphoribosyltransferase → MIDSAKKAELAELVKELAVVHGKVTLSSGKEADYYVDLRRATLHHRASRLIGELLRELTQDWDFVAVGGLTLGADPVATAIMHADGRDIDAFVVRKEAKKHGMQRRIEGPDVVGKKVLVVEDTTTTGNSPLTAVAALRDIGAEVVGVATVVDRATGAGDVIAAEGVEYRYLLGLEDLGL, encoded by the coding sequence ATGATTGATTCTGCAAAAAAGGCCGAGCTGGCCGAACTGGTAAAAGAACTCGCTGTTGTCCACGGCAAAGTCACCCTATCCTCCGGCAAGGAAGCCGACTACTACGTTGACCTGCGCCGCGCCACCTTGCACCACCGTGCCTCCCGCCTGATTGGTGAGCTGCTGCGCGAACTGACCCAGGACTGGGATTTCGTGGCAGTGGGTGGCCTGACATTGGGTGCTGACCCTGTAGCAACCGCCATCATGCACGCCGATGGTCGCGATATCGATGCGTTCGTGGTGCGTAAGGAAGCCAAGAAGCACGGTATGCAGCGCCGCATCGAGGGCCCCGATGTTGTGGGTAAGAAGGTTCTGGTTGTCGAAGACACCACCACCACCGGCAACTCCCCACTCACTGCTGTTGCAGCGCTGCGCGATATCGGCGCTGAGGTTGTTGGCGTAGCCACCGTGGTGGATCGCGCTACCGGTGCCGGCGATGTGATTGCCGCTGAAGGTGTGGAATACCGCTACCTTCTGGGCTTGGAGGATCTCGGTCTCTAA
- a CDS encoding sulfurtransferase gives MTITMTPHELHERIDKGRPPLVLASLWSAEEGGGYGQYNSEHIPTALFCDTALALASTPSSTTGRNPLPTKANVDKWLLKWGLTPEREVVVYDKFRGLFAARAWWVLTWAGMKNVKILDGGQPAWEAAGYEVMGGPGNPRIYDGGQATLGQLPTATIDEVKQHTGILVDCREPNRYAGKKEFLDLKAGHIPGAINLPTRAVLNEDYTFKKPEELQRIFAEHGITADTIDDVIVYSGSGNHSAQVIAAMVISGLSVPRHFVGGWSQWCANPRNPVERSD, from the coding sequence ATGACCATCACCATGACACCCCATGAACTTCACGAACGTATTGACAAAGGCCGCCCACCACTCGTTTTGGCAAGCCTCTGGTCCGCCGAAGAAGGCGGCGGATACGGACAATACAACAGCGAACACATCCCCACCGCACTGTTCTGCGATACCGCCCTCGCCCTTGCCTCCACCCCATCCTCTACCACAGGGCGCAACCCACTTCCCACCAAAGCAAACGTGGATAAATGGTTGCTGAAATGGGGACTGACACCTGAGCGGGAAGTGGTGGTCTACGACAAATTCCGAGGCCTGTTCGCCGCCCGCGCCTGGTGGGTGCTGACATGGGCAGGGATGAAGAACGTGAAAATCCTCGACGGCGGTCAACCCGCCTGGGAAGCCGCAGGCTATGAAGTTATGGGCGGGCCCGGAAACCCCCGTATCTACGATGGCGGCCAAGCAACCCTAGGGCAACTGCCCACCGCCACCATCGATGAAGTCAAGCAACACACCGGCATTTTGGTCGATTGTCGCGAACCTAATAGGTATGCCGGGAAAAAAGAATTCTTGGACTTAAAAGCAGGCCACATCCCCGGTGCGATCAATCTTCCCACCCGCGCGGTACTCAACGAGGACTACACCTTTAAAAAACCAGAAGAATTGCAGCGTATCTTCGCAGAACACGGCATTACCGCAGACACGATTGACGATGTGATCGTCTATTCCGGTTCCGGCAACCACTCCGCCCAAGTCATTGCAGCAATGGTGATTTCTGGCTTGTCTGTGCCCCGACATTTCGTCGGCGGATGGAGCCAATGGTGCGCTAATCCACGCAATCCAGTAGAACGCAGCGACTAG
- a CDS encoding lysoplasmalogenase family protein codes for MFFQALSLMATAATALTKLRPTAHVEKICKPLIVPALMCSQPQNLKEPLFVLGGVAHLLGDIELMREHGQLYRGAAWFGLGHLAFIIRHLKAGHRPANITAHLVALLCGALIVKDPKLIGYGCILATYSTLASPLGGALFIASDSMIALNRTRRNKWLDFGIISTYGLAQWAMFRAEASEYIPTTGQKC; via the coding sequence ATGTTCTTTCAGGCTCTTTCGCTCATGGCAACCGCAGCTACAGCGCTGACCAAACTGCGCCCAACGGCGCATGTGGAGAAAATCTGCAAGCCACTGATCGTGCCCGCGCTGATGTGTAGCCAACCACAGAACCTCAAAGAGCCGCTCTTTGTTCTCGGCGGCGTAGCACACCTTCTGGGCGATATTGAGCTAATGCGCGAACATGGGCAGCTTTACCGGGGTGCGGCCTGGTTTGGATTAGGGCACCTCGCCTTTATCATTCGACACCTCAAGGCTGGGCACCGCCCCGCAAACATTACAGCCCACCTTGTTGCCTTGCTGTGTGGGGCACTGATTGTTAAAGACCCCAAACTGATCGGCTATGGCTGCATCCTGGCCACCTATTCCACCCTGGCCTCACCGCTCGGAGGTGCATTATTTATTGCAAGCGACTCAATGATCGCGCTTAATCGCACGAGGCGAAACAAGTGGCTCGACTTTGGGATCATCAGCACCTATGGTCTGGCGCAATGGGCGATGTTTCGAGCGGAAGCTAGTGAGTATATTCCCACGACTGGGCAGAAGTGCTAA
- the clpB gene encoding ATP-dependent chaperone ClpB, whose translation MNAFNPTTKTQEALQVALQKASANGNPDIRPAHLLAAILGQEDGIAIPVLRATGVDPDVVKREAEALVAGYPKAEGQGMANPTFNRDALNALTAAQELAGELGDEYVSTEVLLAALARGKNDAADLLTKRGATYEVIKGAFVNVRGDKKVTNQEPEGQFQALEKYSTDLTQRAREGKIDPVIGRDAEIRRVVQVLSRRTKNNPVLIGEPGVGKTAIVEGLARRIVAGDVPESLKGKTLISLDLGSMVAGAKYRGEFEERLKAVLDEIKSSNGQIITFIDELHTIVGAGATGESAMDAGNMIKPMLARGELRLVGATTLDEYRKYIEKDAALERRFQQVFAAEPSVEDAIGILRGLKERYEVHHGVRIQDSALVAAATLSDRYITSRFLPDKAIDLVDEAASRLRMEIDSSPQEIDELERIVRRLEIEEVALEKETDAASKERLEKLRQELADERERLGELTARWMNEKTAIDKVREAKEELEKLRQESEIAERDGDYGKVAELRYGRIPELEKQLSQAEATSAEPTMLSEEVTPDTIAEVVSAWTGIPAGKMLQGETEKLLHMESELGKRVVGQMEAVSAVSDAVRCARAGVADPNRPTGSFLFLGPTGVGKTELAKALAEFMFDDDRAMVRIDMSEFGEKHSVARLVGAPPGYVGYDQGGQLTEAVRRRPYTVVLFDEVEKAHPDVFDILLQVLDEGRLTDGQGRTVDFRNTVLILTSNLGAGGTREEMMDAVKRAFKPEFVNRLDDVVIFDPLSPEQLTSIVEIQIKQLAARLATRRLHLDVDEPAKAWLAERGYDPAYGARPLRRLIQKEIGDSLAKKLLAGEVRDGDTVVVRTNEMGGLSIEAETASM comes from the coding sequence ATGAACGCTTTTAACCCCACGACCAAAACTCAAGAAGCACTCCAGGTTGCTTTACAAAAGGCTTCCGCCAACGGAAACCCTGATATTCGCCCAGCGCACCTGCTGGCCGCGATCTTAGGTCAGGAAGATGGCATCGCCATCCCCGTCTTACGTGCAACGGGCGTTGACCCCGACGTCGTCAAGCGAGAAGCTGAAGCATTAGTTGCCGGATACCCCAAGGCAGAGGGCCAGGGTATGGCAAACCCCACCTTTAACCGCGACGCACTGAACGCCTTGACCGCCGCCCAAGAATTAGCCGGCGAATTAGGCGATGAATACGTCTCCACCGAAGTGCTACTCGCAGCCTTGGCACGCGGAAAGAACGATGCCGCCGACCTGCTGACCAAGCGGGGAGCCACCTACGAGGTCATCAAAGGCGCATTCGTGAATGTGCGCGGCGACAAAAAGGTAACCAACCAAGAACCCGAGGGGCAGTTCCAAGCTTTGGAAAAGTACTCCACCGACCTCACCCAGCGAGCACGGGAAGGCAAGATCGACCCCGTGATCGGCCGCGACGCGGAAATTCGCCGCGTGGTGCAGGTGCTGTCACGCCGCACGAAGAACAACCCTGTTCTCATCGGCGAACCAGGCGTGGGTAAAACCGCCATCGTCGAAGGCTTAGCGCGACGCATCGTCGCAGGTGACGTCCCAGAATCACTCAAGGGCAAAACCTTAATCAGCCTCGACCTCGGATCGATGGTCGCGGGTGCGAAATATCGTGGCGAATTCGAGGAGCGCCTCAAGGCAGTACTCGATGAAATTAAAAGCTCGAACGGGCAGATTATCACCTTCATCGACGAGCTGCACACCATCGTCGGCGCAGGCGCCACCGGTGAATCCGCTATGGATGCCGGCAACATGATCAAGCCCATGCTCGCCCGCGGCGAACTGCGACTCGTGGGTGCAACCACGCTGGATGAGTACCGCAAGTACATCGAAAAAGACGCCGCCCTGGAGCGCCGCTTCCAGCAAGTCTTCGCCGCCGAACCCTCCGTGGAAGATGCCATCGGCATCCTGCGCGGGCTGAAGGAACGATACGAAGTCCACCACGGTGTGCGCATCCAAGACTCCGCCCTCGTTGCTGCCGCCACCTTGTCGGATCGCTACATCACCTCCCGTTTCCTTCCGGATAAGGCCATTGACCTCGTTGATGAAGCAGCCTCCCGACTGCGCATGGAAATCGACTCCTCCCCACAGGAAATCGACGAACTGGAACGCATCGTCCGCCGCCTCGAAATCGAAGAAGTAGCCTTGGAAAAGGAAACCGACGCCGCCTCGAAGGAACGGCTAGAAAAGCTGCGCCAAGAACTCGCCGACGAGCGCGAACGACTCGGCGAACTCACCGCACGGTGGATGAACGAAAAAACCGCGATTGATAAGGTGCGCGAAGCCAAGGAAGAGCTTGAGAAGCTGCGCCAAGAATCCGAAATCGCCGAACGTGATGGCGACTACGGCAAGGTTGCAGAATTGCGCTACGGCCGCATCCCTGAGCTGGAAAAGCAACTCAGCCAAGCCGAGGCAACCAGCGCTGAACCCACCATGCTGTCGGAGGAAGTCACCCCCGATACCATCGCAGAAGTTGTGTCCGCATGGACCGGCATCCCCGCAGGCAAAATGCTCCAAGGGGAAACCGAAAAACTCCTGCACATGGAATCCGAACTGGGCAAGCGCGTGGTCGGGCAGATGGAAGCTGTCAGCGCCGTCTCCGATGCTGTGCGCTGCGCACGAGCCGGGGTCGCCGACCCGAACCGCCCCACCGGCTCCTTCCTCTTCCTCGGCCCCACCGGCGTGGGTAAGACGGAGCTGGCCAAGGCGCTGGCGGAGTTCATGTTCGACGACGATCGCGCCATGGTCCGCATCGATATGTCGGAGTTCGGTGAGAAGCACTCTGTGGCCCGTCTTGTCGGTGCCCCTCCCGGATATGTGGGCTACGACCAGGGCGGTCAACTGACTGAGGCGGTGCGCCGTCGCCCCTACACGGTGGTGCTTTTCGACGAGGTGGAAAAGGCGCACCCGGATGTCTTCGACATTCTCCTGCAGGTACTCGATGAAGGCCGGTTGACCGACGGCCAGGGCCGCACGGTGGATTTCCGCAACACGGTGCTGATCTTGACCTCCAACCTCGGTGCCGGTGGCACCCGTGAGGAAATGATGGATGCCGTCAAGCGTGCCTTCAAGCCTGAGTTCGTTAACCGACTCGATGATGTGGTGATCTTCGATCCGCTCAGCCCTGAGCAGCTGACCAGTATCGTGGAGATCCAGATTAAGCAGCTGGCCGCCCGGCTTGCGACCCGCCGCCTCCATTTGGATGTGGATGAACCCGCCAAGGCTTGGCTTGCCGAGCGTGGCTACGATCCCGCCTATGGTGCCCGTCCGCTGCGCCGTTTGATTCAGAAGGAGATCGGCGACTCGCTGGCTAAGAAGCTTCTTGCCGGTGAGGTGCGCGACGGTGACACAGTGGTGGTGCGCACCAATGAGATGGGTGGTTTGAGCATCGAGGCTGAAACCGCAAGCATGTAA
- a CDS encoding sodium/glutamate symporter, protein MSYTPYTLVLDVGYISILMLVGVALRRLIPVFRSLLIPAPITAGLLGLLLGDHALGVLHFSELLGTYSSILIAIVFAAMPYAMAFNARNIKGARTMWAYSTSMFMGQWGLFILLGLFFFAPVWGTQEWFGMMLPVGFVGGFGTAAAVGGALHGVGAEAALSLGFTSATVGTLAAIVGGIIFAQWGIRHNKTASLPKELPWELRSGQIDDEDARPSIGKATTNPSSIEALSLHCGVIMVTVAVAYLLQQLISKQFSMISIPLFALSFLVGICGKLFLSAIGKPRYLDKETVASISGGSTDYLIAFGIASIVPSAVASYFVPLVVMFVLGVVYCFVWFLLAERFFATGWLERALFGWGWATAAVATGIALLKIVDPKLKSGTLNEYGVAYVGFAPFEIGMTILAPIAVLGGFTLGLGWAATAIAAVILAVSLYHAAKARAEQ, encoded by the coding sequence GTGAGTTACACTCCGTACACCTTGGTGCTCGACGTCGGCTACATTTCTATTCTCATGCTGGTTGGTGTCGCATTGCGCCGTCTCATCCCGGTGTTCCGTTCCCTTTTGATTCCCGCCCCTATTACCGCTGGCCTGTTGGGCCTGTTGTTGGGCGATCATGCGCTGGGGGTGTTGCATTTTTCGGAGTTGTTGGGCACCTATTCGTCGATTCTGATTGCGATTGTGTTCGCCGCCATGCCGTATGCGATGGCGTTTAATGCCCGCAATATTAAGGGTGCTCGTACGATGTGGGCGTATTCAACGTCGATGTTTATGGGCCAGTGGGGGCTGTTTATTTTGCTGGGCTTGTTCTTCTTTGCTCCTGTGTGGGGCACGCAGGAGTGGTTTGGTATGATGCTGCCTGTTGGTTTTGTGGGTGGTTTTGGTACTGCCGCTGCTGTTGGCGGGGCGTTGCATGGGGTGGGTGCTGAGGCTGCGTTGAGTTTGGGTTTTACTTCTGCGACGGTGGGGACGTTGGCGGCGATTGTGGGCGGTATTATTTTCGCCCAGTGGGGTATTCGTCATAATAAGACGGCGTCGTTGCCGAAGGAGCTTCCGTGGGAGTTGCGTTCGGGGCAGATTGATGATGAAGATGCGCGTCCGTCGATTGGTAAGGCGACGACGAATCCTTCGTCGATCGAGGCGCTGTCTTTGCACTGTGGTGTCATTATGGTCACTGTTGCGGTGGCGTATTTGTTGCAGCAGTTGATTTCGAAGCAGTTTTCGATGATTTCGATTCCGCTGTTCGCGTTGTCTTTTTTGGTGGGTATTTGCGGCAAGCTGTTTTTGTCGGCGATTGGTAAGCCGCGCTATTTGGATAAGGAGACTGTTGCCTCGATTTCGGGTGGGAGTACCGATTATCTGATTGCTTTCGGCATTGCGTCGATCGTGCCGAGTGCTGTTGCGAGCTATTTTGTGCCGCTTGTGGTGATGTTTGTGCTTGGCGTGGTGTATTGCTTTGTGTGGTTTTTGCTGGCTGAGCGTTTCTTTGCTACTGGCTGGTTGGAGCGTGCGCTGTTTGGTTGGGGTTGGGCTACTGCGGCGGTGGCAACGGGTATTGCGTTGTTAAAGATTGTGGATCCGAAGCTGAAGTCGGGCACGTTGAATGAGTATGGTGTGGCGTATGTGGGTTTCGCGCCGTTTGAGATTGGTATGACGATTCTGGCACCGATTGCGGTGTTGGGTGGTTTTACTCTTGGTTTGGGGTGGGCTGCTACGGCAATTGCTGCGGTGATTTTGGCGGTGAGTTTGTATCACGCCGCCAAGGCGCGTGCTGAACAGTAG
- a CDS encoding LLM class flavin-dependent oxidoreductase — protein sequence MKKFGFLSFGHYNHAYPVQRSLHDAIELAHIADSLGINGAYFRVHHFAPQGAAPIPLLSAIAARTSHIEVGTGVIDMRYENPLYLAEELAALSYIADGRLAIGISRGSPEPALKGWEAFGYHAADSEDSKGAGLAREKFLTFLSAIRGTPMAQAAPADQQYPRIYAPGRPIPVLPQAPDLDRTIWWGAATHASAEQAARDGVNLMSSTLVFETDGPSLGEVQARQIERYRAEWDRAGWGHEPRVSVSRSVFPIVSDADTAMFGKPGSGGSESRSMLDDQQGIFGRTLVDTPDKIVEALRNDPAVMSADTLMLTIPNQAGVEVNARILDNFATHVAPELGWEPANR from the coding sequence ATGAAGAAATTTGGATTCTTAAGCTTCGGCCATTACAACCACGCATACCCCGTTCAGCGCAGTCTTCACGACGCCATCGAACTCGCCCATATCGCCGATTCCCTCGGCATAAACGGCGCTTATTTCCGCGTGCACCACTTCGCTCCCCAAGGTGCCGCACCCATCCCCCTCTTAAGCGCCATAGCAGCACGCACCTCCCATATCGAAGTGGGCACAGGGGTGATCGACATGCGTTATGAAAACCCGCTGTATCTCGCCGAGGAATTAGCCGCCTTGTCCTATATCGCCGACGGACGTCTTGCTATCGGCATTTCCCGCGGCTCACCTGAACCAGCCCTCAAAGGTTGGGAAGCATTCGGCTACCACGCAGCAGATAGTGAGGATAGTAAAGGTGCCGGATTGGCGCGGGAGAAATTCCTCACCTTCTTAAGCGCCATTCGGGGCACCCCCATGGCGCAGGCGGCACCTGCCGACCAGCAGTATCCCCGCATTTACGCACCAGGGCGCCCAATTCCCGTGCTCCCCCAAGCACCGGATCTTGATCGCACAATCTGGTGGGGTGCGGCCACCCATGCCTCAGCGGAGCAAGCTGCCCGCGATGGCGTGAATTTGATGAGCTCCACTCTTGTGTTTGAAACCGACGGCCCCAGCCTAGGTGAAGTGCAGGCCCGCCAAATTGAGCGCTACCGCGCCGAGTGGGATCGCGCCGGTTGGGGGCATGAGCCACGCGTGTCAGTTTCGCGAAGCGTTTTCCCCATTGTCTCCGATGCGGATACCGCGATGTTTGGCAAGCCAGGCTCGGGTGGTTCGGAATCGCGCAGCATGCTCGATGATCAGCAGGGTATTTTCGGCCGCACCTTGGTGGATACCCCAGACAAGATTGTGGAGGCGTTGCGCAATGATCCAGCTGTCATGAGCGCTGATACGTTGATGCTCACTATCCCTAATCAGGCTGGGGTTGAGGTGAACGCGCGGATTTTGGATAACTTCGCCACCCATGTTGCCCCTGAGCTTGGTTGGGAGCCAGCAAACCGCTAA
- a CDS encoding oxidoreductase: protein MSTPRHLLHGFVAPLQSVIDTIMGDTSAFDAQVWEHFFRKAPHTRNIINSEYPLSQAVSFILEHSSSQGELSKDCMARLRLGATRAAARGFTEFAVLADAVLTVMRDHCYELPFSTVFAAENAIIQASGILNAVARSPETPTGPIVGEVVEVERRSRSISVVRLITDPPLEYRPTQAIPVSSDFAPGCWRDLYPSIPTNDAGQIEFHVHALGDTSSLLASARPGDRWRFGQAHGGFRVKYSDDFLLIAHGTALAAARALIIDLLLSPNQPRVHLFFSADYPGELYELRSLWHLASTCPWLFITPVVRHSTDAWWVGATEHSEAPRGLHLLQEGEVGEIVSQFGSWLGHQILVMGDKDVVEETVEHLVHGGTPADIIQARCFEPSFFFEQEQTQLKPGRHTRKPKHRRRRRT from the coding sequence GTGAGTACCCCACGCCACCTACTTCACGGATTCGTTGCGCCCCTGCAATCCGTTATCGACACGATCATGGGCGACACTTCCGCATTCGACGCCCAGGTGTGGGAGCACTTTTTCCGCAAAGCACCGCACACCCGCAACATCATCAATAGCGAGTACCCACTCAGCCAGGCCGTGAGCTTCATCCTGGAACACTCCTCCTCCCAAGGCGAGCTCTCCAAAGACTGCATGGCGCGACTACGCCTCGGCGCAACCCGTGCCGCCGCGCGCGGTTTCACCGAGTTCGCCGTGCTTGCCGACGCCGTGCTCACCGTCATGCGTGATCACTGCTACGAGCTGCCATTTAGCACTGTGTTCGCTGCCGAAAACGCAATAATTCAGGCCAGCGGCATACTCAACGCGGTTGCACGCAGCCCAGAAACCCCCACTGGCCCTATTGTTGGCGAGGTAGTTGAGGTGGAACGGCGCAGCCGCAGCATTAGCGTGGTGCGATTAATAACCGACCCCCCACTTGAGTACCGCCCAACCCAAGCGATCCCAGTCAGTTCAGATTTCGCCCCAGGATGTTGGCGCGACCTCTACCCCTCGATCCCCACGAATGATGCCGGCCAAATAGAATTCCACGTTCATGCCCTAGGCGATACCTCCTCATTATTAGCCTCGGCACGCCCTGGGGATCGATGGCGCTTTGGCCAAGCCCACGGCGGATTCCGAGTGAAATACTCCGATGATTTCCTCCTCATTGCTCACGGCACAGCCTTAGCAGCAGCACGTGCACTCATCATCGATCTTTTACTGTCCCCGAACCAACCACGAGTGCACCTATTTTTCAGCGCGGATTATCCTGGCGAGCTCTACGAGCTGCGCAGCTTGTGGCACCTCGCCTCCACCTGCCCATGGTTGTTTATCACCCCTGTCGTGCGTCATTCCACCGATGCGTGGTGGGTGGGGGCGACCGAACATTCCGAAGCACCCCGGGGTTTGCACTTGTTGCAAGAAGGTGAGGTAGGTGAAATCGTGTCCCAGTTCGGCTCCTGGCTGGGCCACCAGATTCTGGTCATGGGTGATAAAGATGTGGTGGAAGAAACCGTGGAACATTTGGTTCACGGTGGCACTCCCGCCGATATCATTCAGGCACGCTGCTTCGAACCGTCCTTCTTTTTTGAGCAAGAACAGACACAACTCAAACCCGGCAGGCATACCCGCAAACCAAAGCACCGCCGTCGTAGGCGAACATAG
- a CDS encoding carbon-nitrogen hydrolase family protein, whose amino-acid sequence MDKLRIALGQISTTVDKLANLALIEDATRTAAQQGAELILFPEASMQAFGTGRLDGNAEALDGTFVSRLKQLARTYNIAIVCGIFSPADTIERNGKTINRISNVAVACLPSPHDGEVEVVDYAKIHTYDAFGYRESDTVKPGTELVTFDYRNQRFGLAICYDLRFPEQFRQLAQRGATIMLVPISWADGPGKLEQRQLLQRARALDSTSYLLACDQARPDAQEQRTRGAAPTGVGYSAVIGPEGVELASLESHPDVLIYDLDLGAPAALRKTLPVLEVEEKY is encoded by the coding sequence GTGGATAAACTACGCATCGCACTCGGGCAGATTTCCACAACTGTGGATAAACTAGCCAATCTTGCCCTCATCGAAGACGCAACCCGCACCGCCGCACAACAAGGCGCTGAGCTGATCCTCTTCCCCGAAGCCAGTATGCAAGCGTTTGGTACCGGACGCCTCGATGGTAACGCCGAAGCCCTCGACGGGACTTTTGTCAGCCGCCTGAAACAGCTCGCACGCACCTATAACATCGCCATCGTCTGCGGCATCTTCAGCCCCGCCGACACCATTGAACGCAATGGGAAAACCATCAATCGCATCAGCAATGTCGCTGTCGCCTGCCTGCCTTCTCCACACGACGGGGAGGTCGAGGTGGTTGACTATGCAAAAATCCATACTTACGATGCCTTCGGCTATCGTGAATCCGATACCGTCAAACCCGGCACCGAACTGGTCACCTTCGACTACCGCAACCAGCGTTTCGGGCTGGCTATCTGCTACGATCTGCGCTTTCCCGAACAATTCCGGCAACTCGCCCAACGCGGCGCTACCATCATGCTTGTTCCCATTTCCTGGGCGGATGGACCCGGAAAACTCGAACAGCGGCAACTGCTGCAACGCGCTCGCGCCCTCGATTCCACCAGCTACCTTCTTGCCTGTGACCAAGCGCGACCCGATGCGCAGGAACAACGTACACGCGGCGCTGCCCCCACCGGTGTGGGGTATTCGGCCGTTATCGGCCCCGAGGGGGTCGAGCTCGCCAGCCTAGAATCACACCCCGATGTGCTCATCTACGATCTGGATCTTGGAGCGCCCGCAGCATTGCGGAAAACACTTCCTGTGCTTGAGGTTGAAGAAAAATACTAA
- a CDS encoding alpha/beta hydrolase, whose product MFPINTIAVERWAKKLAEDAEFILHVHGALQQSWNNFALEATGDAFDKALTRGIGYSVDSVAYARLMKQASDTLYETVKAQLDLEAHYEHVKNAAIAEGLEIIDGVVHDKSQSFNPLVQLIQAKLDSFRVQAELLDKACHDEIIRLTYCTPQEKHEDLLPGGDDNLSLKNLDHIRRAEQQGVLAEIRRQHPDAKILKASDEGIIVSFGDLENADLITTMTFGVGSGEQENWPGHVSDAAKIHKDLPKNAAVIAWLDYKPPATIAEATDTMPAQLGATKLAEFQKFVHETNPAAYKTVLAHSYGTLPAVIPARRPDGLIANKIIMLGSPGGLFPTNPGGQPKDASTVLQNPDQELVVIDADRDPIGLLHDNESGIFGPDPKIYADESYRVSGGHSDFIGSEDNRKILIDEITEALAK is encoded by the coding sequence GTGTTTCCGATCAATACCATCGCTGTTGAGCGTTGGGCGAAAAAGTTGGCCGAAGACGCAGAATTCATCCTGCATGTCCATGGGGCGCTACAGCAAAGCTGGAATAATTTTGCGCTGGAAGCAACCGGTGATGCTTTTGACAAGGCTCTGACGAGAGGTATTGGGTACAGCGTGGACTCGGTCGCTTATGCGCGGCTGATGAAACAGGCTTCCGATACTTTGTATGAGACTGTCAAAGCACAGCTCGACTTGGAGGCACATTACGAGCATGTGAAAAATGCTGCCATTGCGGAGGGCCTCGAAATTATCGACGGCGTAGTGCACGATAAGTCCCAGAGTTTTAATCCGCTTGTACAACTCATCCAAGCCAAATTGGATAGTTTCCGTGTGCAAGCAGAACTGCTGGATAAGGCTTGTCATGACGAAATCATTCGTTTAACGTACTGCACTCCACAGGAGAAACACGAAGATTTACTCCCTGGCGGCGATGACAATCTCAGCCTGAAAAACTTAGATCATATCCGGCGGGCCGAGCAGCAAGGCGTGTTGGCGGAGATTCGGCGCCAGCATCCTGATGCCAAGATTCTCAAAGCCAGCGATGAGGGAATCATTGTGTCTTTCGGTGATCTTGAAAACGCAGATTTAATCACCACCATGACTTTTGGTGTAGGTTCTGGGGAGCAAGAAAACTGGCCCGGGCATGTATCTGATGCGGCTAAAATCCATAAAGATTTGCCTAAGAATGCGGCGGTGATTGCGTGGCTGGATTACAAACCACCGGCGACAATCGCAGAAGCCACCGACACCATGCCTGCCCAATTGGGTGCCACGAAGCTGGCTGAGTTCCAAAAATTCGTGCACGAAACTAATCCAGCAGCCTACAAGACTGTGCTCGCGCATTCCTACGGAACGCTACCGGCTGTTATTCCTGCGCGACGCCCAGATGGGTTGATTGCCAACAAGATCATCATGCTCGGATCTCCCGGCGGACTATTCCCTACCAATCCTGGGGGTCAGCCGAAGGATGCTTCCACTGTGTTGCAAAACCCAGACCAAGAGCTCGTAGTGATCGATGCGGACCGCGATCCCATTGGGTTACTCCACGATAATGAGAGCGGTATTTTTGGTCCCGATCCTAAAATCTATGCCGATGAATCTTACAGGGTTTCGGGAGGTCATTCCGACTTTATCGGCTCAGAGGACAATAGGAAGATTCTGATCGACGAGATCACAGAGGCTTTGGCCAAATAG